In Treponema sp. OMZ 798, the following proteins share a genomic window:
- a CDS encoding acetyl-CoA carboxylase carboxyltransferase subunit alpha, which produces MSNTDQTNLLNNLKDIAQKAGLDISEELAKINAKLESSTTLAKTWERVELARHSDRPRTLDYINLIFDNFTELHGDRFFGDDPAMIGGIGFIDGMPVTVIGTQKGRNLRETIDRNGGMANPEGYRKAMRLAKQAEKFKRPIITFIDTQGAYPGLGAEERGIGEAIAFNLREFSRLKTPVICIIIGEGGSGGALGIGVGDKIYMLENAIFSVISPEGCASILLRDSSRAKDAAAMLKITSQEVLDLKVINGIIPEPEKGAHTDPKQTAEAIKQQILKDLADLTKRDPAVLVKYRSKKIRSIGKYSE; this is translated from the coding sequence ATGAGCAATACGGATCAAACTAATTTATTAAATAACTTAAAAGATATAGCCCAAAAGGCGGGGCTTGATATAAGCGAGGAGCTTGCAAAGATAAATGCTAAACTTGAAAGTTCCACAACCCTTGCAAAAACATGGGAAAGGGTTGAGCTTGCCCGCCACAGCGACAGGCCCAGAACCTTGGACTACATCAATTTGATTTTCGATAATTTTACCGAGCTTCACGGCGACCGCTTTTTCGGCGATGACCCTGCCATGATAGGCGGAATAGGCTTTATCGACGGAATGCCGGTTACAGTAATCGGCACCCAAAAGGGAAGAAACTTGCGCGAAACCATCGACAGGAACGGAGGTATGGCAAACCCCGAAGGCTACCGCAAAGCAATGCGCCTTGCAAAACAGGCCGAAAAGTTCAAAAGACCGATTATAACCTTTATCGACACTCAGGGAGCCTACCCCGGCCTCGGAGCCGAAGAAAGAGGAATCGGAGAAGCCATTGCCTTTAACTTGAGGGAATTCAGCCGCCTAAAAACCCCGGTTATCTGCATAATCATCGGCGAAGGAGGCTCAGGCGGAGCCCTCGGTATAGGAGTCGGCGACAAGATTTACATGCTTGAAAACGCCATCTTCTCGGTTATATCCCCTGAAGGCTGTGCCTCAATCCTATTGAGGGATTCAAGCAGGGCAAAGGATGCCGCCGCCATGCTCAAAATTACCAGCCAAGAGGTTCTCGACTTAAAGGTAATAAACGGCATCATCCCCGAACCCGAAAAAGGAGCCCACACCGATCCGAAACAAACTGCAGAGGCAATCAAGCAGCAAATCCTAAAGGATTTAGCCGACCTTACAAAACGCGACCCCGCCGTTTTGGTAAAATACCGAAGCAAAAAAATAAGAAGCATAGGAAAGTATTCGGAGTAA
- the hutH gene encoding histidine ammonia-lyase — MKVKPVTVTGSSLTIEDVVAVARHGAEVKLSADAKKRIKDSKKIVDDIVKSGKPTYGISTGFGELSTVTITKDQNGALQRNLILSHACGVGNPFPEDIVRAIMLLRLNTHASGFSGVTPSVPDILVDMLNKGVIPYVPEKGSLGASGDLANLAHIALVMIGEGRAYYEGKLMAGKDALAKAGLKPVVLSGKDGLGIINGTPVMSGIGALALHDAEQLLKAANMGASLVFEAFRGITAALDPRIHKTRPHKGQMDTAAFILKMLKGSSSINTRENDVQDPYTLRCVPQVHGASADAIAYVRKVLEIEINSVTDNPLVFPDNKDVISGGNFHGQPIAITMDFLGIAVSELANISERRTERLVNPQLNGGLPAFLIENGGVNSGFMIPQYTAASLVSENKVLAHPASVDSITSSGNKEDHVSMGTTAARKITEIVKNVRHVLAIEWLTAAQACDLRGVKKYGKGTGEMMKLIRKHISKVTEDRILYDDIMKALEIISNDENIEMIEKAIK; from the coding sequence ATGAAGGTAAAACCTGTAACAGTAACAGGCAGCAGTTTGACAATAGAAGATGTTGTAGCTGTTGCCCGACATGGAGCGGAAGTAAAGCTATCTGCAGATGCAAAAAAAAGAATCAAGGATTCAAAGAAAATTGTAGACGACATTGTAAAAAGCGGTAAGCCTACCTACGGCATTTCGACCGGTTTTGGAGAATTATCCACCGTAACGATTACCAAGGATCAAAACGGTGCCCTGCAGAGGAACTTAATTTTAAGTCATGCCTGCGGTGTAGGCAATCCCTTCCCCGAAGACATAGTACGTGCTATAATGCTTTTAAGGCTTAACACCCATGCAAGCGGTTTTTCCGGTGTAACTCCTTCAGTGCCGGATATCCTAGTCGATATGCTCAATAAGGGTGTAATACCCTATGTACCCGAAAAAGGTTCTTTAGGTGCAAGCGGCGACTTGGCAAACCTTGCCCATATCGCCCTTGTAATGATAGGAGAGGGAAGGGCTTATTACGAAGGTAAGCTGATGGCCGGAAAAGATGCACTTGCAAAAGCCGGCTTAAAGCCTGTTGTGCTTTCAGGAAAAGACGGTCTTGGTATTATTAACGGTACTCCCGTAATGTCCGGTATCGGAGCCTTAGCCTTGCATGATGCAGAACAGCTTTTAAAGGCTGCAAACATGGGTGCTTCCTTGGTATTTGAAGCCTTTAGAGGCATTACAGCCGCCCTCGACCCCAGAATCCATAAAACCCGCCCCCACAAGGGACAGATGGATACGGCAGCCTTTATCCTCAAAATGCTAAAAGGCAGCTCTTCCATCAACACAAGGGAAAACGATGTTCAAGACCCCTATACGCTTAGGTGCGTTCCTCAGGTTCACGGTGCAAGTGCCGATGCTATCGCCTATGTCCGCAAGGTTCTTGAAATAGAAATCAATTCCGTAACCGATAATCCCTTAGTCTTCCCCGATAACAAAGACGTTATCTCAGGCGGAAACTTCCACGGTCAGCCCATCGCCATTACCATGGACTTCTTAGGAATCGCCGTAAGCGAACTTGCAAACATAAGCGAAAGAAGAACAGAACGCCTTGTAAACCCGCAGTTAAACGGAGGACTGCCTGCCTTCTTAATAGAAAACGGCGGAGTAAATTCAGGCTTTATGATTCCGCAGTATACGGCGGCCTCCCTCGTTTCCGAAAACAAGGTATTGGCTCATCCTGCCAGTGTTGACTCCATTACCTCATCGGGAAACAAGGAAGACCATGTAAGTATGGGAACAACCGCAGCCCGAAAGATTACAGAAATCGTTAAAAACGTACGCCACGTTCTTGCTATTGAATGGCTTACAGCCGCTCAGGCCTGCGATTTAAGGGGAGTAAAAAAATACGGCAAGGGAACCGGAGAAATGATGAAGCTTATCCGAAAGCATATCTCCAAGGTTACCGAAGACCGTATTCTTTATGATGACATAATGAAGGCTCTCGAGATTATTTCGAATGATGAAAACATCGAAATGATTGAAAAGGCGATTAAGTAA